In a genomic window of Motilibacter aurantiacus:
- a CDS encoding alpha/beta fold hydrolase produces MSTSAVTPATIPEVSHHHAEVNGTRLHHVQAGATGSPVLLVHGFPETWWAFHKLIPLLAQHHRVIAVDLRGFGDSDNGPGDYDSTTSAGDLHALVEHLGLGPVHVVGQDLSGGAVFRFASCHPADVLSLTAIEMGLAGFGLEALADVTRAGAWHIGVLAAPGIPEMLLAGREREFLGDFAFPAMTAVPGSVSADDVAEFARTYSRPGGFRGASGLYRSMLGEGADIIALAATRPLTAPVLAVGAGGGAFTESTLSAAVGSTVRSVQLQGVGHYAALEAPGQVAAALLPFFQDADALPTAVRQRS; encoded by the coding sequence ATGTCCACGTCCGCCGTCACCCCGGCCACCATCCCCGAGGTCAGCCACCACCACGCCGAGGTCAACGGGACGAGGCTGCATCACGTCCAAGCCGGGGCCACCGGTTCTCCCGTCCTGCTGGTGCACGGCTTCCCCGAGACGTGGTGGGCCTTCCACAAGCTCATCCCGCTGCTGGCGCAGCACCACCGCGTCATCGCCGTCGACCTGAGAGGGTTCGGCGACTCCGACAACGGCCCCGGCGACTACGACAGCACCACCTCCGCAGGGGACCTGCACGCCCTGGTCGAGCATCTCGGCCTCGGCCCAGTCCACGTCGTGGGGCAGGACCTCAGCGGTGGGGCGGTCTTCCGGTTCGCCAGCTGCCACCCCGCGGACGTCCTGAGCCTCACCGCGATCGAGATGGGCCTGGCCGGGTTCGGCCTGGAGGCGCTCGCCGACGTCACCCGCGCAGGTGCGTGGCACATCGGGGTCCTGGCCGCGCCGGGCATCCCGGAGATGCTGCTCGCCGGGCGGGAGCGTGAGTTCCTCGGTGACTTCGCCTTCCCTGCCATGACGGCCGTGCCGGGGTCGGTCAGTGCCGATGACGTGGCCGAGTTCGCCCGGACCTACTCCCGACCTGGAGGGTTCCGGGGTGCCAGTGGCCTCTACCGCTCGATGCTGGGTGAAGGTGCGGACATCATCGCCCTGGCCGCGACGCGCCCGCTCACCGCACCCGTCCTGGCCGTAGGGGCCGGCGGTGGCGCCTTCACGGAGTCCACCTTGTCCGCAGCCGTCGGCTCCACCGTCCGCTCCGTCCAACTGCAGGGCGTGGGGCACTACGCCGCCCTGGAGGCCCCGGGCCAGGTCGCCGCTGCCCTTCTGCCCTTCTTCCAGGACGCCGACGCCCTGCCCACTGCCGTCCGCCAGCGCTCGTGA